A segment of the Crassostrea angulata isolate pt1a10 chromosome 10, ASM2561291v2, whole genome shotgun sequence genome:
CCAGTATTATTGCAATCCTTTACACCATCGGCATTGTGAATACTAGCACTGCATATATGAAAATCTACAGATTACGAACACCGAGGATTACGGTCGAGGTTGTTCTAAATGGTGTTCGCAAACGTCGTTTTCCATAAGAAATTTCCTCACCGAGACGACGAAAAGGGTAGTCCTATCAGGACGACAAGTGAGATATTGTCAACTTTTTTAACCAGAAAAAATAACCCCTAAAAGTTGCAAACAGCAAGAAGTAGAAAACCGTGCATACTGCTGGACATCGCCAAAGTCTCGGCATTGTCTTTGCCAGGTGTTAAACCTCTGTAAAATCAGACAGACTCTGAGtcagtattatataaatagtgcctgtttgggagggtaacagttgaaattgacaccccgaggaaaccattgacaattgttttcgaggggtgtcaatttcaactgttatcctcccaaacaggcactatttattttattatactgaatgtcttaattttagatatttttttaccgattttatgtagaaatgacgtgaattccacggcaaaccgtacgcgcataatttacgcgcatgtaacaattcgttgtgttacccgttgctaagtgtgttgctaacgctgagggtaacagaacggattatcaactgcgtctaaaccaatcagatttcagtatttaaaatgaaagtataataacaacaattgttGCCTTAttcaaatagaaaataatatatgacaaacatgtacatgatacAAGAGTGTATGCCTGTATTTCTATATGCACTACTGTGTATTCCTGACTTATTGACCACCAATACTGCCAATCTGCATGGTTTTAGATAAATAACTGCTgtgataaacatgtacattgaacAATAGTAACATGATCACCATACAATATTTGTTCTTCTTGTAAAAAATGTTCTGTAtctttttaaccgggttttccaaaggaaaaatccggttattaaaatggtgaacaTGGCGGGCGGCTGCTAAAAGGGTAccttcattgtacggataactcctcatACAACAGgaatttgttcttttgcagatcaattgtacatatattagaggtgcatgtgcatattgctaggattttaatttctgatcatttatgaaaaaaattccagcttttgaacttagccatttttggcaaaatattgcatttagtgtacccttacatgtatcttttgcagatcaattgaacaTATATCAAAGGTGtgtatattgctaggattttgatttcggatcatttatgaaaaaaaattccagcttttgaacttagttattttttggcaaagtaTTGCATATATAGGGTCCTCCATTTCACTGAGTACGATAGGTAGTGTTTATATCAATTTAGGGTTGACATgaattatggatacagttcacataaaagaaaacccggtttgatGTCACGTTGACATCTttacttgtttattttcttgttGTACGACTATAACAGTTTCTATTAAACAATGTTGTAAATTATTCCCAATAGTAAACATGTAAGGATAGTATGCTAGTATAGTGTTTCCTATATCTTCTTACTAATGAATTCAGTGACTGTATCATTCTGTGCCATCTTATTGACGACTTTGTTGTTTCTGACTTATGCAAAGGCCAAGATCCCCGTTTTGTATAACCGTGTAGTATCCATCATTTGTTCCTGTCTCGTTTTGTTGGAATAAAACCAGAGTTCTTGCTCAATCGATGCTTATCGATGGATCTTGGCTTGTGATCTGTACATCGATGCTGAAAAATTCTCCAATATGTGCATGTAATACAATATGTAAAAAGGAATATTAGAAACATCTTGTAGAGTGTCTAATTGAAGAACCAAAGGGTAAAGAGGTTATTTATTGTAATACAGATATATACTAAATACATGGTATAACATCAGTTCGCTCAGAAGGAAAAGGTTTGTGTTCCCTCACAGCATCTCCAAACCTCGTTGGACAAAATCTATAAAACTGACGGTATTTTACGCGCAAGAAAATGTTGTATTCCAGAATATACATCGTTGCATACGATTACCTTAAAAAAAGACGTGTTTGTTTGTTACGTAGATATCTACATAGGGTCGAAAATTAGTCACCACCAAGCagattaattattataataactTGTAAAATCGCATAATAAAATCATCGCTGAGTTAATATGTAGTTAAGATGAAGCTATTTAAACTGCACACTTAAATATCTTGTTTGAGCCACAGTATCAAAAGATAACATTTATTTGCACAATATAAGTACGCAGTTGATTTGAAAAACCCTCTTCTGTTGATCAGGTAGACTTTACATTACAAATTGAAATGCAAATTGATATAAAGGAGTCAATGTACATTTTGATTACAAGTACACTTCCACGCTTTTTAAGgctgattacatgtacatgcacaccCTATTTTGATCGGGTCCAAAAAATCGTAAGTATATCAATAACCCATCTTTCATATAAGAGATTTTGAAAACAACATTTATCACGCATTCTATGTACGTATTTTCCggtttttacattatttttagcACAACTTCATgtactactacatgtataaggcgtacatatatatattatccataaaagaaaacaaattattccATTATTTCTTGAGctttatttctatacatgtacgaTAATAGCGTATTACTAGAACAAGTTTAAATTACTTAGTTTTACTCAAACCACATAAAATGCTATTGGTCAAGGATTGGTTGGCCTGAAAACGTTCTAAATGTCAGCTATTAaagtgtacatatatttatttagagaaaatattaaatttatctGGGCATTTAGTAATTAAGTAGATACTGAGTACATTTAGTTAAATAAtcctttataatatttatagtaTATAAAATAGCAGTTATTTACATATACCAGTATGTGCGAATTGCGAAACTCACCTGCATTTGGAAAATGTTGCTGTCTTTCCAGATGTCGGAATTTAAATTCCAACTCCTTAACACAGCCCAGCACTATCTGGAGTGTGGTACTGAAGACTGTGAGAAGAACTGCCAGTTTTACTGCAATGATTGTCACCAATCAATATGTGAACACTGCAGAGATGAACATCAGAAGAGTGCGAACACCAAAAACCATGAAATGGTCCCTTACCAACAACGCAAAAGACAACTCCCCGAGGAAAAATGTCAAAACCACAAAACCAaagttattgatatattttgcaAAGATTGTCATTTGCCAGGATGTTCGAAATGCGCGATACAGTATCACCAGGGGCATGTATTGCTAGATTTGGAGATGCTTTATTCGGAAAAAATAGCGCTTTgtctttcaaaaatttcccaGCTCGAGCAATATTTTGTATCAACAACGCAGGACCAACAAAATCGGATAAAGAATGATGCCGAAGAGACAAAGACTTACATGGAGGGCATGAGAACTTCGATCAAGTCTGACGCCGAATCTTTAAAGCGTCTTGTGGACGAGGTGATGTTAAAGAAACTAAAAGAATGTGATGAAATTGAGCAGTCATTGATCGAAACTTTAAACAACCAAGACAAAGTTTATAAAAACTACTTGTCTTATGTCAATGATCTTAGAAAAGAGTTATATTGTTATATATCGGGTAAAACACTATCCGACGTTATTTTTTTCGTTTCTGAGGAAAATTGTAAGATTAAACCAATACCTGTGACAACCGAACCAATCCTACCGGTCTTTGCATATAGTGATACAAAGCCTTGTTACGATGATATCACCAAACTACTTGGAAATTTGCATTTTCCGGACAATGAACTAAAAACAAGAGAAATAAAACCAATGGAATCTGTAGCTGCATCACAAGGAGGAAAAGATGACGAAAACGAAATGGAACTATCTGTTGTGAAACAAACACTTTCTCTTTCTTCACCTGTCACCAAAGTCAGGGAGTTCATTGTCACAAATGTTGAACACCCGGGTCATTTGTCAATAAGTCCTCCCGATAAAGTATGGATTAGCGGCGGCACTGCCTGTAACCTTGTTGAGACAGATCTACAGGGCAACGAATTGAAGAAAATATATACTTCAGGTGGTTATGGCTACCACACAGTCACGTTGGACCGGGATCTTATCTATACAGACGGAGACGAGAAAGCCATCTTTAGGGTAACACAGGATAAGAAACcaattcaattcattaaaacagGAGACTGGGCACCAATCAGCATATACTCCTCCCACATTAACGGGGATATACTGGTGGGGATGGTAACGGACGAAGAGGCTAAAGTCACCCGGTACAACAAGATCGGAAAGGAAACACACAGCATTGAGAGTGACTACAAAGGAGAAAAACTGTATTCGGAGCCACACTACATAACAGAAAACATTAATGGTGACATTTGTGCATCAGATTATGATATGCATGCGGTTGTGGTAGTAAATAAGATAGGACAACACAGGTTTAGATACACTGGCTGCTCAAAAGGGTTTTTCCAAATGATGTCCTCGTTTATAATAAAAGCGCCAGAGTTCTTGCCTTATGGAATCTGCACAGATGCTCTTGGTCACATTTTGGTTTGTGATTTTAACAGCAACGCCGTCCACCTTCTTGACCAGGAAGGTCAGTTCTTGTCCCTCGTAATCACAGAGAAACAAGACATACAGTGTCCCCTTAGTGTGTGTGTAGATGATGAGAACAATCTGTATGTTGGCCAGCAATCCACCAACACAGTGAAAGTGTTCCAGTATCTGAAGTAGAATAATGACGATGTCAGTATTTTTTGTCTGTAAAGTTCTACACTGTCATTGTGAATTTTTGTCGGTATCCACTTTCTCATTGTTTGAAAACATCTGCAAAGATATAATTATGTTTGATGAAGCGAAAACTGTACTAAAAGATAATGCAGAAAACAGGATTCATCAAATCATTGTGTGAAACAGATGAACAGACTGCATAAATGATTGTGAGAGCGGCATTAGTCTTAGTATACTACCGTTAGGAAGTTTTGAATtactcaatatttatttgtttaacagcAGTACTTGTCCACATTCCCGAGGAGCCCTATGATGTCTGAATACTGACACTTGAACTCTAGTGGCAAGGTTCTCCCTCCCTGGAGGGGGATGGTGGTGGTGTACAGCATGATGGGTCTGCTACTTGGCACACCGTTTCCATACTCCTGGGCAGGGGTGGCGTTGTTGGATGATACCTGAGGTTGAAAATCAACTGCCTGAACAGTGTTGCCAATCAACATGCTGCCCCTGATATACACAAGCTTACTCTTGGATAGTTGTGGAGAAATAGCAGGTGTGCTACCAAAGGCTGGTATGTGGGCTGTACAGGCCCCAACAGGCATGGGATTGGAGAGGGGAGGGACTAGAATGGGGGGCCCCAGATCCCCCTAAACCTTGAGGATAGAGTGAAGTAACTTCAATTGACAcactatagagaaaaaaaattctatggcAAATACCGGTATGTATTGGAGGCTTTGAAATGGGTGCCAATATAGTGTTGTATACTATAAATGATCAtattctatttttctatttcattgtttacaTAATGGGATGGGTCTTTGGTCCATCCGCATGTGCAGGGGCCCCCGCTGGATGACATCATGGCCTGTTTACTGTTTGGGAAGTGGAATGACTCCACAAACATTACATAAGTATATGACATGACAATTAATAAAGACAAAGCATGGGACCAGCACAGTgcaatataaacaataacattGGTATCATGATTCATGGTAAATTGTAAAACAAGTAcagaaaatgtaaaagtttatcCCACTGTATACTCTTTTATACTACCAGGTACTTAATCTcatgaataaatgtataattgatatggagaaaaaattgtttagttgcaaaaataagcattaatttgtgaaattaacttaaaaaaaacctagaGTGAAGAAGTTGAAGATGTATTTTTGTGGGCACCACAGTCTGAGGAGTTAGGTAGGGggcaatttttacatagaatttgagCCTCTCTGAAGATGAGGACTTTCATTTATAATCATATATCAAGTAatctgctttaaaaaaattcaattttagtCATACCATAACCCTTTGGGGTTCTAAAAGGTCcaatattgatgaaatattcacattttttcataaatattttttttgatttaacagaaaaaaatggagGCTGTACTATTAAATTGTGATCCTAGCACTCCATTAGACTTTTAAGTTTCAGTGTATTAAAAAAGTCAGGATACTGTAAGTACCATTcgattcattttaaaatgacaagTTACTGAAGTAAattcatttctatttttatttcatgcaaATCATTCAtgcttaaagtaaaaaaaaaacccaaaaacaaacAATGCAAGCAACCACACACTACCAGAGCAGCAGTATAAAACAATTTCCCAGAGGGGGTCCACCCCACAAACataatacatatatcagaaTAAATTAAACTAGCCTAGTCCAACCCCCAAAACATTACTACCAGAGTACCAGTATAAAAATTACCCATCAGGGTACAAACACTCCCAACCCtaccccagcccccccccccccacccccaagaTAAAAACCACCTTTCCCTGTCTCATATAAGGGATGTACCAAGGGTCAGTCTCTCTCTGATTATGCCTTCTAATATATCTTAATCTTAATGTTGTGAAAAGTTGAACTTTACAAAAAAAGGTTGTAGTGCAAGTTAGATTTATGTACTAGGTAAACTTTGTGAATTGCAATATTTACTATACTATAAATTAATGACTCATTCTATCTGTATGAAAACTACTCAATTTCTACTGAAGCTTGCACCATTTTACACTGTGAAAAATAACTGTCAATATGACAGACAGATCAttcctatatatttacatgtgtatatataatatacagatTACAGTTGTACACAACATTTCTGTCAATATGACAGatctaaatatttacatgtatatataatctACAACTAAAACTGGATGGAGTGTCCATCAAACTGATCAAAAGTCTCAGTGTCCACACAAACCAGCACACTTGCACAACTAGAATATCTTGACAGTTTTCTTCTGTGTTAAGTGTCATAAAATCCTTATAGGATTTATACACTAGAAATAAGCACCGTCTGTTTAATACAATTGTCTCTCTCCAGTCAATACTTGTACAGATCTAGACACCTATAGAAGTCTGTTGCAGAATATGAGAGCACTGAATTTTCTGAATTTTCTCACAAGtctttttgacaatttttcctTATGCAAGCACAGTGGTTCACATGATTAAAGCACCCTCTACCCGTTCTTCTCCAATGTCACCATACAAGGTAGTAGACAGCTTTATTGCtgaatagagaagaaaaaagAAGGCAAGATAAGAaccattaaaaaattatcttgaaaATATCAGTGCCCAACATGTAATCCAATTTTTATTCACTTGACATTGTTAATAATTTACATCAACTTCCTGTATGATCATCAGGATTTAACCTTGacctttacttttttttttatcaaggttACAGACAAATTTTAGTACATCTGTACTTACATCTGTACTCACAAAAGAGTTCCTCCTTTAGTAGACAATGAAGGAGGTGTCAAGCTGCGAAGGCTGCACACACCGTCTCCTGGCAACCTTGTGCTTCCTTTGTTGTGGCACAGTGTGCTTTCTTTGTTGCGGAACACTGAGGTGCATGGGGCGATGTCTGAAACTGGTACGAGCCAGCCACTCAATCTGTTCAAAGAAGAGAATGCATGATCACTTTCAATTTGAAATACTGAGAAGTTCTCTATTCATCATAATTACTCCCTATCTAAACAATACCAATCATGAATACCTAAACACCTGTGAATTTTGTTACATATACCATAGTACTATTAATTATGAATATGAATACCATTATTGTTAATACATACGGTGTGGGTGGGTTGCGGGACAGTTGGCAACTCCCTTCAGTCTTCTGACTTGTTGATTGCACTCGTCAGTTTGTACTGTAAACCAAAACCAACAAAATTAGTTGAAATTGTCTCTGTTATGTGCATTGAGCCACATATTAATACCTGTACTTTTGAATTGACACTGCATTtatatatcaatacatttattCAGTTTCAGTTTATCattaataaaactttataaacataaatttgGTTTGCTAGCTTTCATGGAATCAATGGAAATAATGGAATGAACCAATGGAAATAATGCAAAACTGTTGTATAACAATATTATGACAAGTCAGCTGGTAATAAGTTGTGTTAGAGATGATCTTAAAACATTGATATGAGGTCAACAATCATGAGAAATGATCACAAATCTCAGAAAGTCTTACATAGTCATTCATGTGCTCTTTCCATGCATGACGGAAGGAGACAAAAGATGGCTGTTGCTGTAGGACACAATAAAGCACAGAGTGAAAGAACGAAACAGTAGAAAGAGAGAATGAAACAGT
Coding sequences within it:
- the LOC128167465 gene encoding uncharacterized protein LOC128167465 produces the protein MLLSFQMSEFKFQLLNTAQHYLECGTEDCEKNCQFYCNDCHQSICEHCRDEHQKSANTKNHEMVPYQQRKRQLPEEKCQNHKTKVIDIFCKDCHLPGCSKCAIQYHQGHVLLDLEMLYSEKIALCLSKISQLEQYFVSTTQDQQNRIKNDAEETKTYMEGMRTSIKSDAESLKRLVDEVMLKKLKECDEIEQSLIETLNNQDKVYKNYLSYVNDLRKELYCYISGKTLSDVIFFVSEENCKIKPIPVTTEPILPVFAYSDTKPCYDDITKLLGNLHFPDNELKTREIKPMESVAASQGGKDDENEMELSVVKQTLSLSSPVTKVREFIVTNVEHPGHLSISPPDKVWISGGTACNLVETDLQGNELKKIYTSGGYGYHTVTLDRDLIYTDGDEKAIFRVTQDKKPIQFIKTGDWAPISIYSSHINGDILVGMVTDEEAKVTRYNKIGKETHSIESDYKGEKLYSEPHYITENINGDICASDYDMHAVVVVNKIGQHRFRYTGCSKGFFQMMSSFIIKAPEFLPYGICTDALGHILVCDFNSNAVHLLDQEGQFLSLVITEKQDIQCPLSVCVDDENNLYVGQQSTNTVKVFQYLK